The following are encoded in a window of Malassezia japonica chromosome 7, complete sequence genomic DNA:
- the MOT1 gene encoding TATA-binding protein-associated factor mot1 (EggNog:ENOG503NU0Z; BUSCO:EOG092602I6; COG:A) translates to MGSPGTRLDRLVSLLDIGSSQSIRSTAAVQLGQIAALRVRGASTADTKTDGDEAPAPVAGGAALATTYRGVEGEWGEVTSLLARVVPLLLSKSWETRNAAAQALYHICLAAGVWDPDETEGAAADAEPLPPTLTFADFSLQTLLTAGTKLLASAGKEYDVPELLSRERLQHAKKDLLGKLGLGFGGEDIDVGVDMDAELQLKQEKGKTEVKEPPTPEPPAEEERTLSARERNQLKRKRKNEAKLSSNARGTAAPPIAPQEKEKRIKLEGEGSKPALPMGSITTSAATSLQAQAGDWPFQPLAELLSMELFSPTWESRHGAALGLRELFRTQGTGGGKRLGVARATNEARHVQWAEDLAVRLLCVFALDRLGDFVFDQVVAPVRETASQTLAQLLPHMSGDLVRQTHQVLLEMIRQDAIKKDDVPRDGRRSDYVWEVRHAGLLGLKYEVAVRHDLLRGDADKLGSDMLTDVVDVAMLGLRDDDDDVRAVAAATLLPVTQELVEQHLDHVPALLDQLWACISDMKDDLSSSTGGVMDLLASLFGYARVMELMQARTGDQALSALIPRLYIFFRHTITSVRLSVLNCMQAFLQADAMDHAWVDEVLVRLLFQNMIVEERVPIREATGRVWEQVLAVLAARPARFAECVLPYIPTLFKIVMMPIGEPIDYKLFYVPARTTAGMRIEHDIDKGILSQDLTLVGIDTVIRGRLGAATALGEVLARLAPAEHEACALLQTYLASTSALQKCLASVVTQRWAELVEHPAQFLEEHADVAQVHATLLALLDATMPTTYAEMTVMLQRMQHDCQTLLKIFVRDGKLAKAKVPELPAGPFTIDDARNIAETTYAELEGMLGAKARETSKNALQDQRRKILTGVERYQTTKETEDILVLSAVATAVIAWEVLPAKLNPVIRSIMNSVKFEENIDLQARSAAAVANFLALCSRPEARANPSAKIIKNLCAFVCQDTSNTAVFSTAKGQNERIYTLATLDATRKPPAKGKYADLTPAEDPALQCGRLIRRGANAALQNICTKFGAALWTDVPALWDCSARPLLDTFADGTQPDLGASDELGQGVLDACSILEAVVPHVDASLANDLAPLLDTLVRVSQSPIAVVRAAGARCYSVLTRCLTDLSMHALVEQIVPLLGDAAHLVHRQGAIEVISHTVRALDDRLLPYVIFLVVPVLGRMSDSDEDVRLLATNTFAELVKLVPLINGLPDPPGFPPALLERRQAEQEFLTQLLDGSKVQPYQIPVKMNAELRKYQLEGVSWMAFLAKYQLHGILCDDMGLGKTLQSITLLSCKHFERDERWKATQSPDSAPIPSLIVCPPTLTGHWVHEIKQYSPNLRPMLYAGHPAERARLQKEIPGHDAVIMSYDVVRNDIAALAPLSWHYCILDEGHVICSAKTKTTKAVKQIRAQHRMILSGTPIQNNVLELWSLFDFLMPGFLGTDHAFHERFAKPVLACRNGKPSASEQEAATLALEALHKQIVPFLLRRLKEDVLDDLPPKIIQDVECDLGDIQKELYDDFVKSQARQTVEDALAEPEEDSSESTPKQHVFQTLQYLRKLANHPSLVLNPANPAQQKILQTVEKQRGTLQGLANAPKLQALRQLLLDCGIGQEQNPAGDAMLAAACTEAAAVSQHRVLIFCQMKQMLDVIEKDLLQSLMPSVTYLRLDGSVGTEKRHGIVQTFNADPSIDVLLLTTSVGGLGLTLTGADTVIFVEHDWNPMKDLQAMDRAHRLGQKKVVNVYRLITRNTLEAKIMGLQQFKMNVANSVVTQQNKGMEMMGTDQILDLFDSDSAPPPPSANTPPRGKPKGISQKALLASLEQMPDAEENEYASLSNWQP, encoded by the coding sequence ATGGGTTCTCCCGGTACGCGGCTCGACCGGCTCGTCTCGCTGCTGGACATTGGGTCCTCCCAGTCGATCCGGTCGACAGCCGCAGTGCAGCTAGGGCAgattgcggcgctgcgtgtgcgtGGTGCAAGCACTGCCGATACCAAGACAGatggcgacgaggcgccggccccggtggcgggcggcgcggcgctcgccacgACCTACCGTGgcgtcgagggcgagtGGGGCGAAGTGACGTcgctcctggcgcgcgtcgtgccgctgctCCTCTCCAAGTCGTGGGAAACACGCAACGCGGCCGCACAGGCCTTGTACCATATCTGCCTCGCCGCGGGCGTCTGGGACCCAGACGAGACAGAGGgagccgctgccgacgccgagccgctgccgccgacgtTGACGTTTGCCGACTTTTCGCTACAGACGCTGCTCACCGCCGGCACCAAGCTCCTGGCGTCGGCAGGGAAGGAGTACGACGTCCCGGAACTCCTCtctcgcgagcgcctgcagcacgCCAAGAAGGAcctcctcggcaagctcggcctcgggtTTGGTGGAGAAGATAtcgacgtcggcgtcgacatggacgccgagctccagcTGAAGCAGGAAAAGGGCAAGACCGAAGTCAAGGAGCCCCCGACGCCGGAACCCCCGGCagaggaggagcgcacgcttagcgcgcgcgagcgcaaccAGCTCAAACGCAAGCGAAAGAACGAGGCAAAGCTGAGCAGCAATGCACgcggcaccgccgcgccgccgatcgcTCCACAGGAGAAGGAAAAGCGAATCAAGCTCGAGGGTGAAGGGTCCAAGCCGGCCCTGCCGATGGGCAGCATCACCACAAGCGCTGCCACCtcgctgcaggcgcaggcgggcGACTGGCCTTTTcagccgctcgccgagctgctcagcATGGAGCTCTTTTCGCCGACGTGGGAGTCGCGGcatggcgccgcgctcggccttcGCGAGCTCTTCCGCACCCAgggcaccggcggcgggaaacgcctcggcgtggcgcgcgccaccaacgaggcgcggcacgtACAGTGGGCCGAAGATctcgcggtgcgcctgctgtgcgtctttgcgctcgaccgcctgggCGACTTTGTCTTTGACCAGGTCGttgcgccggtgcgcgagaCGGCGTCGCAGacgctggcgcagctcctgccTCATATGAGCGGCGACCTGGTACGCCAGACGCACCAGGTCCTCCTCGAAATGATCCGGCAGGACGCGATCAAGAAGGACGACGTCccgcgcgacgggcggcgctcggACTATGTGTGGGAAGTGCGCCATGCAGGGCTGCTTGGCCTCAAGTACGAGGTCGCGGTTCGCCACGACCTCCTGCGGGGCGACGCCGACAAGCTCGGCAGCGATATGCTCACCGATGTGGTCGACGTAGCGATGCTTGGCCTGcgtgacgacgacgacgacgtgcgcgcggtCGCTGCGGCGACGCTCTTGCCGGTGAcgcaggagctcgtcgagcagcacctcgaccacGTGCCTGCCttgctcgaccagctctGGGCGTGCATCAGCGACATGAAGGACGACCTTtcgagcagcaccggcggcgtgaTGGACCTCCTTGCGTCGCTCTTTGGCTACGCACGCGTAATGGAGCTGATGCAGGCGCGCACGGGCGACCAGGCGCTCTCTGCCTTGATTCCCCGACTCTATATCTTTTTCCGGCACACCATCACCAGCGTCCGCTTGTCGGTGCTCAACTGCATGCAGGCCTTTTTGCAGGCGGACGCTATGGACCATGCATGGGTTGACGAagtgctcgtgcgcctcctcTTCCAAAACATGattgtcgaggagcgcgtgccgatTCGCGAGGCGACCGGCCGCGTCTGGGAGCAGGTGCTTGCGGTGCTCGCAGCTCGCCCTGCGCGCTTTGCCGAGTGCGTCTTGCCTTACATCCCGACGCTCTTCAAGATCGTCATGATGCCGATCGGCGAGCCGATTGACTACAAGCTCTTTTACGTCCCGGCACGCACGACGGCCGGCAtgcgcatcgagcacgATATCGACAAGGGCATCCTCTCGCAGGACCTGACGCTTGTCGGGATCGACACGGTGAtccgcggccgcctcggcgccgcgacggcgctcggcgaggtgctggcgcgccttgcgccggccgagcacgaggcgTGTGCGTTGCTGCAGACCTATCtcgcgtcgacgtccgcGCTGCAAAAGTGCCTGGCATCGGTCGTGACGCAGCGCTGGGcagagctcgtcgagcaccccGCGCAGTTCCTCGAGGAACACGCGGACGTCGCCCAAGTccacgcgacgctccttgcgctgctggacgcgacgatgccgacgacgtATGCGGAGATGACCGTgatgctgcagcgcatgcagcaCGACTGCCAGACGCTGCTCAAGATATTTGTGCGCGACGGgaagctcgccaaggccaaggtgCCCGAGCTGCCCGCAGGGCCGTTTACCATTGACGACGCGCGGAACATTGCCGAGACGACCTatgcggagctcgagggtATGCTCGgtgccaaggcgcgcgagacATCCAAGAACGCGCTTCAGgaccagcgccgcaagatCCTTaccggcgtcgagcgctaCCAGACCACCAAAGAGACCGAGGACATCCTCGTGCTCTCGGCGGTGGCGACCGCAGTGATTGCTTGGGAAGTTCTGCCTGCCAAGCTCAACCCAGTGATTCGCAGCATCATGAACTCGGTCAAGTTTGAAGAGAACATCGACCTCCaagcgcgctcggcggcggccgtcgccaaCTTCCTTGCGCTCTGCAGCCgccccgaggcgcgtgcgaaCCCCAGTGCAAAGATTATCAAGAATCTGTGCGCATTCGTGTGCCAGGACACGTCGAACACGGCCGTCTTTAGCACGGCCAAAGGGCAGAACGAGCGGATCTACACGCTCgccacgctcgacgccACGCGCAAGCCGCCGGCCAAGGGCAAGTACGCGGACCTCACTCCGGCCGAGGACCCGGCGCTGCAGTGCGGCCGTCTgatccgccgcggcgccaacgcggcgctgcaaaACATCTGCACCAAGTTTGGCGCGGCACTCTGGACAGATGTACCTGCGCTGTGGGACTGCTCCGCGCGTCCGCTGCTCGATACGTTTGCCGATGGCACGCAGCCGGACCTCGgtgcgagcgacgagctgggACAAGGCGTGCTGGACGCCTGCTcgatcctcgaggcggtcgtgccgcacgtcgacgcgtcgctggcAAAcgaccttgcgccgctcctcgacacgctcgtgcgcgtcAGCCAGAGCCCCATTGCGGTGGTGCgtgcggcaggcgcgcggTGCTACAGTGTCCTGACCCGCTGCCTCACCGACCTGAGCATgcacgcgctggtcgagcagATCGTACCGCTCCTGggcgatgctgcgcacctcgtgcaCCGCCAGGGTGCGATCGAGGTGATTTCACACACGGTGCGTGCGTTGGACGACCGTCTGCTGCCCTATGTCATCTTCCTGGTGGTCCCTGTGCTAGGCCGTATGAgcgacagcgacgaggacgtgcgACTGCTGGCGACGAATACCTTTGCGGAGCTCGTCAAGCTCGTTCCGCTGATCAACGGGCTGCCGGATCCCCCCGGCTTCCCCCCGGCACTGCTggagcggcggcaggcGGAGCAGGAGTTCCTCACTCAGCTGCTGGATGGCAGCAAGGTGCAGCCCTACCAGATTCCGGTCAAGATGaacgccgagctgcgcaagtaCCAGCTGGAAGGTGTGAGCTGGATGGCGTTCCTTGCCAAATACCAGCTGCACGGCATTCTCTGCGACGATATGGGTCTCGGCAAGACACTGCAGTCCATTACGCTGCTCTCGTGCAAGCACTTTGAGCGTGACGAGCGCTGGAAGGCGACGCAGTCGCccgactcggcgccgaTTCCGTCGCTGATTGTGTGCCCTCCTACGCTCACTGGGCATTGGGTGCACGAGATCAAGCAGTACTCGCCGAACCTGCGCCCGATGCTGTATGCGGGCCAtcccgccgagcgtgcgcgcctgcaAAAAGAGATTCCTGGCCACGATGCGGTGATCATGTCGTACGATGTGGTGCGCAATGAcattgcggcgcttgcgccgctctcgtGGCACTATTgcatcctcgacgagggccATGTGATCTGCAGTGCAAAGACCAAGACGACCAAAGCCGTGAAGCAGAtccgcgcgcagcaccgcatGATTCTCTCGGGCACCCCCATCCAGAACAATGTGCTGGAGCTCTGGAGTCTATTCGACTTTTTGATGCCGGGCTTCCTCGGGACCGATCATGCGTTCCACGAGCGCTTTGCCAAGCCTGTGCTTGCATGCCGCAACGGCAAGCCGAGTGCGTCCGAGCAGGAAGCCGCGACGCTTGCGcttgaggcgctgcacaagCAGATTGTGCCCTtcttgctgcgccgcctgaaGGAAGATGTGCTGGACGATCTCCCCCCCAAGATCATCCAGGACGTCGAGTGCGATCTGGGCGATATCCAGAAAGAGCTGTACGACGACTTTGTCAAGTCGCAGGCGCGTCAGACggtcgaggatgcgctcgccgagcccgaggagGACAGCAGCGAGTCGACGCCGAAGCAGCACGTGTTCCAGACGCTGCAGtacctgcgcaagctcgcgaACCACCCCTCGCTGGTGCTGAATCCCGCGAACCCCGCGCAGCAAAAGATTCTGCAGACGGTCGAGaagcagcgcggcacgctgcaaGGCCTTGCGAATGCGCCCAAGCTCCAAGCCCTGCGCCAGCTCCTGCTGGACTGTGGCATTGGGCAAGAGCAGAACcccgccggcgacgcgatgcttgccgcggcgtgcaccgAGGCAGCTGCCGTGTcgcagcaccgcgtgcTCATCTTTTGCCAGATGAAGCAGATGCTGGACGTGATTGAAAAGGACCTCTTGCAGAGTCTTATGCCGTCGGTGACCTACCTGCGTCTGGACGGCAGCGTGGGCACCGAGAAGCGCCACGGCATTGTGCAGACCTTTAACGCAGACCCCAGTATCGACGTGCTGCTCCTCACGACGTCGGTCGGCGGTCTGGGCTTGACGCTCACCGGTGCCGACACGGTGATTTTTGTGGAGCACGACTGGAACCCGATGAAGGATCTGCAGGCGATGGACCGTGCACACCGCCTGGGCCAGAAGAAGGTGGTGAATGTCTACCGTCTGATTACACGCaacacgctcgaggcgaagATCATGGGCTTGCAGCAGTTCAAGATGAACGTCGCAAACTCCGTCGTTACGCAGCAAAACAAGGGCATGGAGATGATGGGCACCGACCAGATTCTCGACCTGTTCGACTCCGACTCGGCGCCTCCGCCGCCCAGTGCCAATACCCCCCCCCGCGGAAAGCCGAAAGGGATCAGCCAAAAGGCGCTCTTGGCCAGCCTCGAGCAGATGCCCGATGCGGAGGAAAACGAGTATGCATCGCTATCGAATTGGCAGCCCTAG
- a CDS encoding uncharacterized protein (BUSCO:EOG09264ZWF; EggNog:ENOG503P1T7; COG:O), with protein sequence MVLLTTSDNEHFTVDRDIAERSVLIKQMIEDIGETDQPIPLPNVSSSVLAKVLEYCSHHRNDLPTTGDDADEMRRRATDISEWDAKFIQVDQEMLFEIILAANYLDIKSLLDVGCKTVANMIKGKQPEEIRKLFNIHNDFTPEEEAQIRRENEWAEDR encoded by the exons ATGGTGCTGCTGACGACCTCGGATAACGAGCACTTTACCGTCGACCGCGACATTGCGGAGCGGTCGGTGCTCATCAAGCAGATGATTGAGGACATTGGCGAGACGGACCAGCCGATCCCGCTGCCGAAcgtctcgtcgagcgtgctcGCCAAGGTGCTCGAGTACTGCAGCCACCACCGCAACGACCTGCCCAcgaccggcgacgacgcggacgagatgcgccgccgcgcgacagACATCTCGGAGTGGGACGCCAAGTTCATCCAGGTCGACCAAGAGATGCTCTTTGAAATTATCCTCGCGGCCAACTACCTGGACATCAAGagcctgctcgacgtgggCTGCAAAACTGT GGCGAACATGATCAAGGGCAAGCAGCCGGAAGAGATCCGCAAGCTGTTCAATATTCACAACGACTTTACgccggaggaggaggcgcagATCCGCCGCGAAAAC GAATGGGCAGAGGACCGTTAG